The sequence tattttataaaaatttaatgatattgttataatatattttaagaattaataatatttatcaatttggtattatttatatatgcatatcaaaaaataattttagtgagagttttacataattaaatctttGTTGAttgtgaataaaaaataaaaagaattaatattcaaatctttttactattaattataaaaaggttacttaaaattttaattgtaactaaaaattataatgcataagaataaaatggatttttattcataatctTATATAATGAAGCCTTCCATTTAACTGTTTTAATATTGAAtctctcaaattaaaaagaaaaactcttttaatattgaaaCCTGAAGAGTTGATAAATCTGGAATAATATTGatttctagttttttttcttaaaaataaaaactgaaacaGCGGTCTCtttcttaagaaatattagtaattaataaaaacaaaaacaaagcaCATATCATTTTCGCTTTATCATTATATCCTCGTGTCAATGTGCAATCCAAAGTTAAATTAAGTAGCCAATCATATATTTACTTCACGAGCCGAAAATACTCTTCACGTGAAAAAATAACGTGTCGACTTACTACTGGATCCATAGCACACGTGTTGCGTTCCCACCGACAAGTGGGCACCAAGCAGCAACTTGCTGGTAAAACtgtaaaaaacaaataaaaaaacaaaaatcccTTACGCACGTGCTCAGTTACCGAATAAACCAGTCACATAACTGGATATACCGGTAATACATATCtggtcttttatttttctcttttaaaaaattcaacgGTCAAGATCTTATGCTGcgagtaaaaaagaaaatactctcTTTTGTTGTCGTTGGAAGCTTTCTTTTTGGTGGTCTTTTTGTGTTTGCTTTCTTTAAGTTAAGGTTTGGTGGAGCAGTGGGATTAGATTGATCTGTGAATTTATGGTTATTGAGGTTGTTTATTGAGGTGGTTTTTATTTGAGAGTtgtgtttcttttgtgtttgcATTAGAGAGGTGAGAGATGGAGAGAGATTTTCTGGGGTTGAATTGTCAAGATTCATTGGCCGTTGTTAAGGAAGAGGTTAACTCTGATGGGTATAAAGAGATaggtacatatatatatataagtatttttattatcttgtGATTACTTTTTGTTGGCTACTTTCAATAGTATTGGTTAATTTAGTTTGTGCAATCTGAGATATCCTGATATGGAAACTATGTAACTTTGAATTTGAAATATGGTTTGTCTaaagtttgaattttgatatttgtttgtactttgttaattttgtatGCGAAATTGGTAAACCTATGATTAACTAACTGAACAAGTGAGAAAGCAAAAGTTAAGAAACCACtatcttctccttcttcttctttttttgttagtATGAATTAGAAAAGTATGTGTTTAATTTGGAAGTGGTTATTTTAATGACCCAGACAAAGTTAATTGTAATTGTAGTTTGTTAACTATAACTagctatattttaatttttctctatTAATTGGCTTACATATGTATAATATCTGTTATCACTCCAGATTTATTTGGATAAGAATATGTCAGTAGGTGTATCTTTTGTTATATGAATGCAAGTGTATAGATTTATAACATCTTCATTAGTTTTTCTGTTATAGTAACCTTAAGATTTTGTGGagtattacaaaaaaattcaTTGTTCTCACTGGAACTATAATGTTTCATGATCCATCTAAGTGGAAAGAGTTCTGCAATTCTGGAGTCTTAATTTAGTTTCCTTATAAGTTGACTACGGTTAAGTGCTAGAGAAATTTTccataaattttttctttgttggtTTTAATATTAAGCTTGTTAATACTGTTTATTCTTTTCTCGAAATCTTAAGGTTTTAGTAAAGTTTCAGGGATACAGTGGCCCTTCCTCAACAAGGTCTCTTCCCTTCCTCATTTGATGCCTTTCAAGGCTGCTCAAGAAGATAAGACCAAGAGGATTGTATCTGATTCTATAGTGCCCTCTGGATTCTTGTCCATCGCAACTGTAGATGCTTTGGACCCTAGCCAAAAACAGGTGGCTGAAATTCAGGTATAATTTTGTGCCTTCTCTTTTTGATTATATTCTTGTTCTATGGTTTGAGTTGTTTCTCTTCTGTTATATTCTGGATATAAACAAGTCTTCATTATAGCCTTAGTTGATAGTTGTAAAGGAATAAATGATGCTGTTCATATTTGTCTTTCGTAATTAACTGGAGGATTCCGGCAACCGTTTGATTTGATTGGTGtatagttgttttctcttctACAAGTATCAACTGATgatataattattcttattgttCTTTTACCATGTAGAGATCATTTAATCTTGAAAGGCAAGGTGGCAATCATTTTACATTAGCTTCTTATCCTTTACAACATGATGTGCATTCCGTGCATCATCCTGATGTGAAGGTGTTTCCAGTCCCTAATTATACGAGTTCAATTTCCACGAGCCACTCTTTCTTCAAGAATCATTATGCAACCACTGGTCCGAGTATGGTCGCCACTACTACAAAGCCACAGTTCCTTGGAGGAATTCCCGTGACAGCTCCACAAACAATTCTTCCTAATATTAGTTCTGTCAATCGAAAATTTGATTCATGGTAATGCATAACTTTTACTAAATATGAATGTAGTATTATATTATCGAACTTAGTAAGAGTTTTAGTTGATATTTTCCTCTGAAAACAGTGTGAAAACCTCTGGATCTCCTGCTCAACTGACCATCTTTTATGGTGGGACAGTTAATGTGTATGATGATATATCGCCTGAGAAGGTTCTTTATCTTTCTCTTCCTGATAAAGCATTATGCTGGTTATTTATCATCCTATAGACCTCTACtgaaataaattcattttggAATTTTATCAGGCTCAAGCTATCATGTTCTTGGCTGGAAATGGATCTTCAATTCCTTCTAACATGTCACAGCCAAAAATTCAAGTCCAGGCACCAAACTCAAAGGCAGTAGCAACTGTTGTTAGTCCGGTCAACCAACCTGTAATAACACCACCTTGCTCCCGTCTCTCAAGCCCTTTGTCTGTTTCCTCACATACTGGTGCTCAGTCAGGGAGCGGCTCTACTAGTACTGAAGAAATTGTGGCAGTTAAACCTTCTGGAGTTCCAACCACTCCTGTTAGCAAACCGGACACACCAAAACTTGCAAGTGCCATGGGATCTGCACCTGCAGCAATTATGATGCCATCTGGTATGACCTTGCTCTCTAGAAGGACAGCTTTCCATTAGAAACTTTCCAATTTTGAAGACTTCTGAATTGCATGTTACTCATTCATTGAGCACACAATGCATTGTACAAAGATTCGAGTTATGAATACAATATTTGCGATGTATAATTGATATCTAACTTCTTGTTCAGCAGTGCCTCAGGCGCGAAAGGCGTCCTTGGCTCGGTTTTTGGAGAAGCGCAAGGAGAGGTAAGGTATTTAGATTAAATCAAAAGGTGTTGCTTTTCATATAAGATCTCTTAACAAGGGCAATAATCCGTGGAAATGTCTTGCAATCCGTTAAGTAATTAGGCATCTAAATACTAAATGATCTAAATATAATCCCTACATGATCCATCTACTAATCATAATGTTAAGATTTTGCTGCAAGCCTCACGTAATCATTTTGATTAAGACTCGTATCTGATGCTGTGGCCTCTTTCTGTGCATGTAGGATGATGAGTGCAGCACCATACAACCTCTGCAAGAATTCTCTTGAATCTTCTATCCAGAATCCAATGGATTAAAGTACTCCCGAATAGGAGATGGTTCGCTCTCGGCAAGTATGGAGAGCACCAAAACAAACGGTGCCAACTTAGAAGGGAGTCATTGCAATTTAAGTAGTAAACTAAAGATGTAAGCAAatgtatttttgttttctaacTAGAATAATTGAATCCCTTTCTTTGGCTTCAGGAAACTTATTGCGCGTATGTATAGCATATAAATAGAGGTGCTGTAGGGTTATCTCccatatttttcctttttcagaTTTCAGTTCCCCTTTCTGTTAATCCGTTCGGATCATTTCCTTCCAAGATGATATTTTAAGTGCATTTTGTAGCTGCACAACTTGTGTTAAATTGTGGAAACTAATATCAGATTAGGATTATGTGTAGTATCTGCATCATATTTTGTGAACCCATTATGTGTGGCAAGACCAAGAGTTTAGCAGTTCTTAATTATCAGGCGTTCATTTCTAatgttattataaattttcaaaccATTTTGTCAACAAAAATGGGTGATTGGGTGTGTTTCTTGGAGTTTGTAAATTGTCTGGAAGAGGTTCCTTCTAGTTCTCAGTCTCTGTTAGATAGATTGCAGCTTGAGTGGCTTTGTCCTTTCTGAGCTCACACTTCCTCGGGAGTAGATATTGTTAAAGCGCACATTATGACGCTATTTCTGCTGGTCGCGTACTTAATTCGGAAAGTTGGatgatttaatttcatttcGTGTTTCTTTTGTGGGGACTCGGATTTTAGTTTGTATTGAAAATATGGATGACGGTTCATTAATTAGAATCCCAAAAAATGCTTTATGGAATTTATATTCACTGAATTCAATAATAGTGTCcttctttaagaaaatatgtatagtatttttctaattttaactcactctgataaattgatttatagttgaaaaaataattattaagagCTTAAAAAAGACTCTTTAGTTCATTATTGAAATTCTGAAAAGTAAAggatttgaaatttgaaatctgaaagtaaaaaagagaaattgaagtgaatatcttaaaatttgaagtaaaaaaatagaagTGTGGCAGACATGAAGCATCTTAGAGAGAAACAAATCAATTGGCGAGGGATGATTATACTTTCTTCTACTGCCCCCTTTTTtctaaaacaaatattttgcTTATTCGATTTTTaaccaaagaaaagaagaattttaAGGGAGGGTTTTATTGGTGAACATGATCATGGTCCaacattttccttttcctttttctttctttgggCACAGCACTTTCAATTACTGTGTATCTCTACTCTGGTGTTGAGTTGGGCCACACTGGAATATCTTTTTGTCAAGAAAccgattaaaataataaatatgtttgaaaaattactatttagcgtatgtataataattaataaaaaataatatatatgtgtaaatattttatattttaatattagataattaatatatattttataatttatattaataatttattaatttagtatataaatagaaatatatataaaatttaaatataattttttttttttggataatGAGTTCTTATTTGCTGTTGGGTCATTCTCTAAGCTTTTCGTATACTATGTTTAATGGGTGCAACTATACTACTGGGtccaacttttatttatttattatttattttataatgtgtTTTCTCTTCTCTGATTAATTCACGTGGTCCATTTTTAACAAGCTGCCATCCAATTGTCGTACAAGGCTACGACGATGAGGGGTTCACAAGAGAAATCCGACGACTGCCAACGGTGGCTGACAATGACTTCGTCTGTCGCTGCCCCCAATTACATGTTACATTAGCTAACCTTATCTATGCTGTGTGTCACGCCCCGCCTCGCAGCTAGCAAGGGAAGGCTGcacaacacggccgtgttggatttCAACAATGCCCGTGTTGCCAACACGCCCAAGGACACGCTCGTGTTGGTTGAATACAAATGCGAAGGACCTAGAAGCTTCGGGAAACACGGCCACAGTAGGTAACACGGCCAATTACCCAAAaccgtgttcctaacacggccttgagcacggccatgttcccaacacggcctggaacacggccatgttggcggACAGGGGGAAAACTATAAATACCCCTTCCTTGTATCATTTGAAAAGGTTAGGAAGAGAGCTtgtgtagagagagaaagtgtgCTCATTGTAAGTAGCTTTAGTGTGAATTAATCAATACAAGTATACACTTCCACAACTCTTGCGTCTCTTTGTGCCACTTTCGTGAATTTACTTCCGCTAGCGTATTTGCTATCATTCTGCCGGGTTTGGCAATCAAGGGTAGGCTGACTAGCTATCTTGACTTTCGGGGAAATCAAGCAAGCTAGGCCGCACGTGGGCAAGGTTTTggttagaaaataaaactcacgtgacagttggtatcagagcaggttCGAGACAAAGCCAAGTTCGAGACAGAGCAGGTTGGTATCACGCCACAGTTGGAAGTATAGCGCGGATAAGTTCTTTGGGAGAATTCTTGCACGAGATAATGGCCAAGGTTGGTGAGCAATCTACTTCTACCGCTCCTCCTACTCCAAGGGAAGGAGGAAAGGATAGCGGAAAGGGCCGGAGGGATAAGTCCCGCGACGTGATTGGCGCGATGGAGGAGAGGCTAGTCAGGGTGGAGACTACCATGTCTGATTGGTGGGATAAAATCAAAGACATGGACCTACGCATCGAGAAGCTAGAGTCCAAGGGGGACGACGGAGAGCTTCGCGAGGAGATGCAAGGTACCTTGAATGTTCTTGCCGACAATTTATCAAGGGACAATGAGGCTCTCAAGAAATTGCTTGTCCAATGCCTAGAGAAGGTCGATAAGCTTGAGGTGGAGCTTAATTTGTGCAAGACCGCATTGGCAAAGAGTGGGGGAGCGCAAGTAGCGACGGTCCACAAAGTCGATGCTCCTAAACCAAAGGCCTACGGTGGGGCGAGGAATGCGAGGGAGATCGACAACTTCCTGTGGAACCTGGAGGGATACTTTGAGGCAGTGGGCATCGTGGACGACACCACTAAGGTAAAGTCCGTATCTCTCTACTTGTGTGATATTGCTACCGTCTGGTGGAGACGGAGGTGCGAGGATGTGAAAAAGGGCCTCTGCACCATTAATACTTGGGAAGATTTTGTTCGGGAGCTTAAGAAGCAATTCTATCCCGACAATGCCGAGAAGGAGGCGAGGTCAAAGCTTCGACGTCTCCAATATAGAGATGGTCATATTCAGGAGTATGTGAAGGAGTTTTCCGAATTGATGTTGGAGATTCCCGATTTGGGGGAGAAGGAAGCTTTTTATGCCTTTATTGATGGGTTATCTCGGTGGGCTCAGTTGGAGCTAGAAAGGTGAGGTGTGTAGGACCTTGCCACTGCGATGGCGGTTGCCGAGTCCTTGATAGAGTTGAAGAGGAAGGACTCGTTTAAACCAAAGGTAAAGAAATACGAAGGTAGTGACAAAGGTGGTGGAGATAGGGGAAAATCTTCCACCAAGGATGGTAAGGCTTCATATAAAGACAAGGGCAAATGGAAGAAGGAAGACAGGCGTAGTTCTTCCCCGAGAAAGCTTGCCTGCTTCATATGCGACGGACCTCAGCGGGTATATGATTGTCCAAAGCGAGGAAAGCTTGGGGCGCTAGTGATTACCGAAGAGGAAAGGCAAGAAGAAGAGCGAAGACTTGCTTCCCTTCGACTCCTTAATGCTATCCAAGCCAAAGTGGAGCAAAAGCCTCATAGGCGAATGTACGTGGAGACCAATATCGGAGGCAGGAGTATTCAAGCCATGGTGGACACTGGAGCTGACACGGTATACATGGCGAAAGAGGTGGCTGACTCTATTAAGCTGCCTtacaagaaggaaaagggCTTCATTAAAGGGGTGAACGCAAAGAGATTACCTATCATTGGCGTTGCGAGAGGAACTAACATCCGAATAGGCCAATGGCAAGGTAAGGTCGATATCACAATTGCTCCTATTGATGATCAACGATTTTATCTTGGTATGGACTTCCTCGACATGGTGAAGGCATTCTTGGTTCCTTACGCCAACACCATGTGCATAATGGAGAATGGCCAACCTTGTGTTGTGCCGATAAAAAGGGAGTTAAGTCAAGATAAGATGGTGTCGGCCATACAGCTCTCAAAAGGGGTAAAAAGGAAGGAGCCAACCTTCCTAGCAACCCTTAAAGTGGAAGAAGGTACCCATGCTAGTGAGGCTACACTTCCAAGCCCTATCCGAGGCGTACTAGATGAGTTTAAAGATGTTATGCCGCCAGAGCTACCGAAGAAGCTTCCTCCACGCCGAGAAGTGGACCACGAGATTGAGCTCGGAATCGGAGCCAAACCACCCGCCTTTGCCCCCCTACCGTATGGGCGCCTCCCCGAGCTAGAGGAATTAAGGAGGCAATTTAAGGAGTACGCTTGATGCAGGGCTATATAAGGCCCAAAGCTCCGTATGGTGCGCCTGTGTTGTTCCAGAAGAAGCATGATGGGTCTCTTCGGTTATGCATTGACTACCGAGCGCTGAACAAGATTACAATCAAGAATAAGTACCCGATTCCTAACATTGCGGACATCTTTGATCAACTTGGTGGTGCTAAGTGGTTTACCAAGTTGGATTTACGGTCCGGGTACTACCAGGTACGCATCTCCGAAGGACATGAGCCAAAGACGGCGTGCGTGACGAGATATGGATCGTATGAATTCCTTGTCATGCCCTTTGGCCTCACAAATGCGCCGGCCACATTCTGCACGTTGATGAACAAGGTACTTGCTCCTTACCTTGAtcaatttgttgttgtttatCTAGATGATATTGTTGTGTACAACAACACGCTGGAGGAGCACGTAGAGCATTTAAGGCTAGTGTTCAAAGCCTTGCGGGTTAACGAGCTCTACGTTAAAAGGGAGAAATGCTTGTTTGCCCAACGAGAAGTGGCATTCCTTGGGCATGTCGTTGGCAATGGGAAGTTGAGGATGGACGGTTCAAAGGTGAAGGCCATCCAGGATTGGGAGCCGCAGGCTAAGGTGACGGAGTTGAGGTATTTCCTTGGATTAGTAAACTACTACCGGAGGTTCATTAAGGGTTATTCTTCCATTGCCACTCCCTTAACGGATTTACTAAAGAAGGGTCGTGCCTGGGACTGGTCTACGAAGTGCCAAGAAGCCTTCGAAGGGCTAAAGAAGGTGATTATGGAGGAGCCAGTCTTAGCACTCCCCGACTATACAAAGGCGTTCGAGATCCACACGGATGCTTCTGATTTTGCTATTGGTGGAGTACTTATGCAGGTGGGGCATCCGATAGCCTTTGAAAGCCGGAAATTGAATGACACCGAAATGAGGTATACGGTGCAAGAAAAAGAGATGACCGCGATAGTCCATTGCTTGCGGACTTGGAGGCACTACTTGCTCGGGAGCAAGTTTGTTGTCAAAACCGACAATGTCGCCACTAGCTACTTTCAGACACAAAAGAAGCTCACACCTAAGCAAGCTAGGTGGCAGGATTTCCTTGCGGAATTTGACTACATCATGGAGTATAAGCCAGGAAGAGCAAACCTTGTTGCCGACGCCCTAAGCAGGAGAGGGGAGCTAGCCGAAATAAGCCGTCCTGCATGCAACTTGGCGGAGCGCATCAAGGAGGGGTTAAAGCATGATCCAATGGCCAATAACTTCTTTGCTCTTATTCGAGAAGGTAAGACTTGAAGATTTTGGCTGGAAGGAGACTTGCTTTACACGGAGGAGGTTATATGTGCCGCTCCATGATAATCTAAGGAAGGAGATACTTAAAGAGTGCCACGACAGCAAGTGGGCAGGTCATCCCGGCATTCAACAGACGATGGCACTTGTGGAGAATGCCTACTATTGGCCTCGCATGAGGGAAGATGTGGAGGCCTATGTGAGGAATTGTCTTGTGTGCCAACAAGACAAGATGGAGCAACAAGCCCCGGGTGGTCTACTAGAGCCACTTTCTATTCCTGAGAGACCATGGGAGAGTGTCTCCATGGATTTTATTGTGGGGCTTCCTTTGTCAGAAGGATGTGCATGGATCTTTGTGGTGGTGGATCGGTTCTCTAAATACGGCATCTTCATTCCAGCTCCAAAGGCCGTCACCGCCGAAGAAGCTGCCCGTCTTTTTATGAAACATGTGGTGAAATATTGGGGTGTGCCAAAATCCATAGTGAGCGATCTGGACACTCACTTCACGGGTCGGTTTTGGACGGAGCTATTCAAGCTATTAGGCACCGACCTCAGGTTCTCTACGAGTATGCACCCCCAGACTGATGGGCAAACGGAGAGGATCAATGCACTTTTGGAACTCTATCTAAGGCACTACGTGAGTGCCAATCAACGGGATTGGGCGAAGTTGCTTGATGTTGCCCAATTCTCCTATAATTTACAAAGAAGCGAGTCGACCGGCAAGAGTCCGTTTGAGATAGTTACAGGCCAACAACCCTACACGCCTAGTACTCTTGCCCTAGATTGGTCAAGCCGCAGTCCACCCGCCTTTAAGCTTGCGAAGGAATGGAAGGAGCAAGCCGATGTCGCAAGAGCCTACTTGGAAAAGGCATCTAAGCGGATGAAGAAGTGGGCGGACAGGAAGAGGAGACCAATGGAGTTTCAAGAAGGGGATAAAGTGCTCGTCAAGCTAAACCTGCATGGGAAAGCCGACGGACTTCATTGAGGGCTCCAAAGAAGGTATGATGGGCCTTTCCCCATTATTAAACGAGTGGGAAAGGTGGCGTATAAGGTTGAACTTCCCCAAGGCATCAAGATCCATCCTGTTTTCCACGTAAGCCTGTTGAAGCCCTACAAGGAGGATCATGATGACCCAAGCCGAGGCAAGTCTACGAGAGCTCCTTTGAATGTGCGGGCTCAGTATAACAAAGAAGTGGACTACATCATCTCCTACCGTAAGGTGCCACAGTCCAATCAACCTCCTATGACGGAGTTTCTAGTCAAGTGGAAGGGACTCCCCGAGAGTGAGGCAAGCTGGGAGCCAATTCGCGACTTGTGGCAATTTGAGGAGAAAATTAAAGCTTACGAGGAGCAGGCAACGGGGGCGTTGCCAGATTGAGTGGGGGAGAATGTCACGCCCCGCCTCGCAGCTAGCAAGGGAAGGCTGcacaacacggccgtgttggatttCAACACTGCCCGTGTTGCCAACACGCCCAAggacacgcccgtgttggtTGAATATAAATGCGAAGGACCTAGAAGCTTCGGGAAACACGGCCACAGTAGGTAACACGGCCAATTACCCaaaaccgtgttcccaacacggccttgAGCATGGCCATGTTCCCAGCGGAACACGGCCATGGGGGAAAACTATAAATACCCCTTCCTTGTATCATTTGAAAAGGTTAGGAAGAGAGCTtgtgtagagagagaaaatgtgCTCATTGTAAGTAGCTTTAGTGCGAATTAATCAATACAAGTATACACTTCCACAACTCTTGCGTCTCTTTGTGCCACTTTCGTGAATTTACTTCCGCTAGCGATTTGCTATCATTCGGGTTTGGCAATCAAGGGTAGTCGACTAGCCTATCTTGACTTTCGGAGAAATGGGCAAGGTTTTGGTTAGaaaacaaaactcacgtgACATGTGACTCAAGATGCATAGagtatatcttttttttttttttttccttttatgcATGTCGGACGCGTGGAACATTGTAACTTTACCTTTTGAAAGTGTGTGATTTGTACTTCGACCATTGGAGCAATCACCGATTCGTTggtcaatttttaaaatctagttatatttatattattttataaatttatgaatctcaaaTCTAAACTGTCAGTATGACTAACTGATATTTACAatgcaattaattaaattttttatattttaaatcatattaaattttaaattttgtagtagaatcttttctttttttaaaaaaaaaatttatttaataagttaataataataataataatcaatatactatttttctaaataaaatctttttaaattaaaaaactaatttattaattaatatatttttataaattaatactaagtgtataataaatataaacattacaaataattaataattatttgatttaattcacttcggttctttatataaaaattgaaattaaaagtaaaaatcaagaatttattggtttaatattttaatttcagacagatctttcatttatttaatttttgaagcAGTTGCTAATAGCTTTTAGTACTCATAACAGTTACTGGGCATATTAGCTACAAATTAGAGCATTTTGTGACCAATTGTACtaatttaaatacaattactaaattattcttttactttattaacttatttttttcttttttatactttCTCATTGCATTGTCTGGTATGTGACTTTTATGAATTGAATTTAGTGATAATTTGCTATAATTCTTACCTATCCATGTGGgttcaatataagaataagaaaaactgttttttttttttaattagaaatatattatatataactaatcagtatacaaaatattatatatagtattttatagataaattaaagattttttatctataatataatttctgagcttattatatatatatatatatatacacaagaTATAGTTAGTCATCCacgtaattttaaatttattgttttaacTATAGATTATATAATTGATGTCTATTGTCACTAAACACATAAACAACAAgaatttatagataattttaCTAAAACAATTATTAATAAGCTATTAGCTAACAGCAAGAGCTGTCAACTACCAACTATCACCAACAGCTTCGCTAAAaagatttgaaaatttattgttatcttctctttttttcctttccaaATTTCGAA comes from Ricinus communis isolate WT05 ecotype wild-type chromosome 5, ASM1957865v1, whole genome shotgun sequence and encodes:
- the LOC8258910 gene encoding LOW QUALITY PROTEIN: protein TIFY 6B (The sequence of the model RefSeq protein was modified relative to this genomic sequence to represent the inferred CDS: inserted 1 base in 1 codon); protein product: MERDFLGLNCQDSLAVVKEEVNSDGYKEIGFSKVSGIQWPFLNKVSSLPHLMPFKAAQEDKTKRIVSDSIVPSGFLSIATVDALDPSQKQVAEIQRSFNLERQGGNHFTLASYPLQHDVHSVHHPDVKVFPVPNYTSSISTSHSFFKNHYATTGPSMVATTTKPQFLGGIPVTAPQTILPNISSVNRKFDSCVKTSGSPAQLTIFYGGTVNVYDDISPEKAQAIMFLAGNGSSIPSNMSQPKIQVQAPNSKAVATVVSPVNQPVITPPCSRLSSPLSVSSHTGAQSGSGSTSTEEIVAVKPSGVPTTPVSKPDTPKLASAMGSAPAAIMMPSAVPQARKASLARFLEKRKERMMSAAPYNLCKNSLESSXPESNGLKYSRIGDGSLSASMESTKTNGANLEGSHCNLSSKLKM
- the LOC125370101 gene encoding uncharacterized protein LOC125370101, which produces MAVAESLIELKRKDSFKPKVKKYEGSDKGGGDRGKSSTKDGKASYKDKGKWKKEDRRSSSPRKLACFICDGPQRVYDCPKRGKLGALVITEEERQEEERRLASLRLLNAIQAKVEQKPHRRMYVETNIGGRSIQAMVDTGADTVYMAKEVADSIKLPYKKEKGFIKGVNAKRLPIIGVARGTNIRIGQWQALKRGKKEGANLPSNP